Genomic segment of Porites lutea chromosome 13, jaPorLute2.1, whole genome shotgun sequence:
aaacaacaCTATCATTAGCTCTACGGTCTGATTTATGGGAAAAATATAACTATAGCATTTGTCAAATCCATAAACCAGTATTGTGTTATAACTTATTCCAGAAAAGATTCATATTGGTACTCTTCCATGAAAGATTTAAACTCCCTTCTTCTCACCACTGAAACTTCTGGCTTAGGATCAAACTTTCCTTTCAAAATTCTGATCTTTGAGCTAAGATCCTTCCCCCCTCTTGAAATTTCCAATGGTCACGGGGTGAGCATGGATATTTTCTGAAGCCACAAATTTGGGGACGTTGTGCGTTCATTGTTGCCTGGGAACCCATGTCCCACAAATTGCCACATGACATGACTCCCACCTGAGcagctgcgaaggagactacatgacaattattattattatttcctttcCTCATTTTATCACTGATCTTTTTCTTCCTTCATATTTCATCACCACATCCCAAAGATAATTATAGTGTAGGTTGCATATTCCTGATCCTACAGTTTGCTTTGAGTGGACCACTGCATACAAGGGTTTTTACTATGTGCAAAAATAACACTAGTACTGGCCCTGCTCAGCCTGAGTTCTTCTGTCGTGTAATCTGTAGGAAAGCTTACCAGAATTCAAAATTGTTGGTTTTGTTTGTACTGATTGAACAGTTGTTTTTGAAAGAGTAAGTCACTGTTGGCTAACATTGTTCCCATGGCCTCTCACTCAAGAGAGATCCGGGGAACCTGTTCTCTTTTtttgccgggggggggggggggggggggatgatgCAAAAGAGAGATTCTCAAGATTTTAGATTTCCACAGGTTGGCATAAGCAGAATTTTTTCCTAGTCACGAAACCAGCTTCAAAGGTAAAACTCCATGTCTTGCTTTCAGAAGTGGCTCTGGGAGTGAAAAAGTTGTCTAAGCTTAGCAGTGATTTACCTTGACTAATCTCCTTTTCATCACCTTTCAGGGGTAAATCCTCTAGGCCTCTCAAGCGTCTTACTACTCTCTCTGACACCTAAAAAATTTTGAATCAACTGCTTAATGTTCgcgaaaagtaaaattatcaCTCAACATAGCTTGATATCATTTCACCCTCCAGAAATCGAAGATATTGCTTAGGGCTTAGTGTGAATTCCATATGATTCCTTTGTAGAACCTACCTTTATAATTCCCGCACTTTCATCCTCCTCTGATCTCTTAACGGACAATCTTTTTGTTGATTCACCACTCCCCATGTTATTTTCAACGAGTGTTGTCCAAAACCTCTTTAACTTTCTTCATGAAATTTTCCACAAGTGTCCGCCATGATGGATATCAGTGTGCGCCCAAAATGCTAGGTGCACAGCGGATACATGTTGCCATAACAACGATCTCCACAAGAGAAAGACAGACTGAAATGGTTCGCGCAATTTGCGCTCTAAGATGTGTTTTTAGTTAGAAAAACTTTATTCTTTCCTGATCATATTTTGATTTCCTCTTCAAAAAATTGCGCGTCGCGATGAGCAACTCTAACCCTCTGCGGACCGACGCTTGTATGAAGCGAACGGTAAGTATGGAGACAGTTTTGCGACATCATGAAATTCAAGAGAGAAAACTACAAGGGAAGCGAGAAGCATATAAAAGACGAAATGATACGTACGTCAAAGCTATGTACGGTAGTCCTCAGGACAAAGAAGAAGTCAGGTGAACAAGTTTACGTTTTATAAACACTAGAAGGTTTATAAACTCTTTGAATATTAAAGGGTGACTTAAACAATAAATTGTCAATTACGTCCATCACCACAAGTGCTGATGCTTGTTAGACTCCAATTAACAGctgtttttcatttaaacatagactgcaaaatatactcaaaataaccaaaatataaCTGCAAAATTTTCATTACTGGATACAGCATTATTGAAGTTCTTTCCTGAGACTGATTTCGGTCTAttttaataatatatttaaCTTGTAGATTGTGGGTTGATAGATTGCGGGCGcgtccattcaaccaaaattccaaccggtccgaccgggaaaagtggtccacctcaaaaggtggacccgtgttttcgaaacttttccggttggaccgaaccgatccattgagttttgggccgaaatttccggaaattttggttgaatggatcgcgccctgcATTTCCCGAGTCCCATCGCTTTTCGAGTACAATCGAGCAAGCATATACCACGCCAGGGCCAAATCATCCCCCAAATTGCTGGGCAAAGCATGACAATTTTCGTTAATTTACAATAACTTTGTTGTCTCTATCTCTGATCTTTCCTTACCAAACTTGGcctgaaaatagaaaatattgaGATAATCAAATTGGCATACATTTTGACatcaaaatgtcaaattatGACGTCACTTTTGCTGACGTCATTCATAcgtaaattttaaactttaaactCTCTCCATCGTTTATGAAAATTTGAAAGAACTATTCAAGGGAACGGAAAAGTATGGTTCCAAGGGGGGGAACTGAAATACGTTTAAAGTCCCATAACTCAAGTTTTAAATGTCATGGCAAGAAATGGTTTTCAGCCTTTTACTCCCCTTCTAATTCTCTTTCAAGTGATAGAAGTAAATGATatattgaaatttgaaaattatgTCAGCAATTGTGGCGTCATAATTTGACATTTTGCGTGAGACAAAAACGTTAAAATTATCTGGTCAACAATCAAAGTTTATGGGGGCATTTACACAAGAGGCACtttatattaatattaatttgagAGAAGGCATATTTTAGATCATCCTATTCATGATTTATAGATTCCTTTGTAAAGTGCCATGAGCCCAATAATGGATATGGTGCTGATTATAAATGCTTTGATTATAATTTTTTACATGTATTAATATATTGTATAGTAAGCTATCCATTGAACACTATGAGAACACTTAAAAGCAACCACTATTATTGCATCTTTAAAACTCTCAGGCAAGATGGCAGAACAGCATTGTTAcaacaaatgaaagaaaaagaactagctgacaaaaatgccaTGGCTGAAAAGACAAAAGAGAGTGACTTCGCAATCAGTTATGACAGGATCTGCATTGAACAagacaaagaagacaaaatcaacaaagaaaaataccTACAGCAGTTCaggaatgaaaataaaagggTACTAacattgtttaatttttgtttgttcaaattttctgaAGAACAGCTCAACCAGTAGCTGTATATCAGAAAATTAACTTCAAGATTACTTTggtgtagcctgaatttcatcccaTTACTTTGAGTTGTTATTACTccttgagaggagaaaacgactcgaagcaatcggatgaatttcagtgTAACTTTGGTGTTGAAAATGCTGCAACTATAATCTGGTAATAGTCATTTACAGACTGTATCTTAAGCCACCTTCTCAACTCATGACTTGCACACCTGTGCTTCAAACATGGCATCAACTCAACTACATGGAGTATGATGTcataaaacgtttttctttgaATACTGATTGGCTCATAACCATCATGTATTATCTGTTACATTATTGGCCAGCGCTACCAAGAaatgtaattttattgttttgaggTGAAAGCCATTCATTCCAAAAAGGAGGCAAAGTCAATTAAAAACATTCAAAGTCCGTTTTATTTTGTGATGTACTGAAAACAAGTGACATCATGCAAAAGATCAAGGTTCCTTTAAATGTCAAGACTGAGGTTCCTTTGAATGGTGACACAACAATTATTTTAGCCTACACACAAATAAAAAGGCACTTGATAAGTACAATACTTTTTGCTGTAGTGACCTTGGAAAAGTCTGAAAGTCAAGAAAGGAACAATCACCACTTTAGTAAATATTGGGggcatttttgttttctctttcacAGCTGATGGAGCTCCGTGCCGAACAGCAGAAAAAAGATAGATGTGCAAGACATTTAGAAGAAAGAAACCTCCTCCAGCAAAGTCCAATAAATTGGAGCCATACTCTTCACTAAGAAATAAATTGaagtattattaatttttattaatagCTGAAAAATCATGGTTTTTACAATCACTTAAATCAATTCCAAAAAAACAACATAGGATAGGTTGTGTACATTCTGCTAAAATTATTCAGATTTTGATGATACTAAGATGTGTGTTTATAACAGTTTGTTAATCAAGTAAtaggaaaaagaaatttaaattggCACTTATGATAATATAAAACAATCAAAATACCACATTgcattaataatttttttaatgtctgGAATGTTCTAATCAAGTGATTAATATTTTGAATGCAcagtaaaacaataaaacaaaattatctCCTCACTCATAAAGTGGAACCTCAATGTGTACAAACTTGAGTTCACAAACTTTCAGTTATACTATGACGTTAATCATAACCTACACCTAGCCCTACAAAGGGTTTTTTGGGTTGTCAATTTCTTTTATTCACCCTCTAcacattgcccataatacaccttgtttgttGGGGTATTACAATAATTGTCCCAAGGTGTACAAGGGAAATGTGAACATGGTGaatcattccttttttttattttgacgaatttcgttGTGTGATGCACAGTTCTTTTaaaggcattttaagaaattcTGTACAATACAGCAGACACGGATAGAGCTAAATGTTTCATGCTTTCATGCTGAACTCCACTACTGCTCAGCACTGAAAATGAAGGTGTCATTCTCCCACTGCTGTGGTGAAGTAGTATTGCTGTCATAAATAATGGCAGTGACACTGGATAATACAGTACTGCAAAAAGTTGAAGGAAGAATGAATGGAACATTGAAATGAAAATTCCATGCTGAATTGTTCTGCTCAATAGAGATGGCTAGACATTTGTCCTGGTTGCCTCTATAATGTTATCTATCCTATATCCATACTGGGATCTTCCTGTTCCTCAAGTGTCTCCTTTGAAGATCCAGCAACCTATAAAATACagataaattattaataaaaacaaCACATGTTATATTCAGTTACCCTATTATGCTGTGTATAAGCTTAAGGGTGGGTTTACTGTAACAGTACATACACAAATAGCCAACACATATGTCCAGTGGAACTGATGGCTATAGGcatatgttgcaaatgaatcgaCCCTATTTGGTAGTCTCTGGTTTGCTTTTCTTTGTTCCAAATTCATTTCCATAAATGTTGGTTCAAGAGGTTAAGAAATAAAACTGATTTGAAAATGCTATCACCTCTGCCCTTATGTCCGGCCACACCCACCTCCCAATCCCACTCccccaaaataaaataattatattagaGATGTTCAAAGATAAGTGCAACAAGTTAGTAAAAGAGGTTAAGAAATCAAACTGATTCGAAAAGTTTATCAACTCTGCCTTATGTCAGGCCACAACCACCCCACCAATCTCATTTCCCCACCTCTCCTCCCAAAAAAGATAAGTTCAAAGATAAGTTAGTGCAATATGCGTGCAGAAGTTAATGTATTTAGTAATAGTGAATTGTCATTTTTTGGGTGCAAATTGATTGTCAATGAACTGAAATATGGTGGAGAAGAAGTGTGAAACCACCTTCAAATTTGATGTTCTGTTAGCATATCATGCTTTAAAGATCTTGTTGATCaagaaaattatctttttttctccAACCTCTTCTTCCTCCTTTTCAGCACTgtcttttttcaccagaaacaCTCTGGCCATTTCCAGTGTTTTTGTGGTATTGTATCTGTActtcaatttctttgtttcctgtgAGTCACTTgattctgaaaacaaacaagcaaacaatttaaaaaaaaaacacattaaaagaaaaaaaaaatggtgctTGTGTGCAGTGTGGTCAAAAGACAGTCACCATATTTTAGCAACAGTTTTGATTTGGGATAGCCCTAATTTCATTGGTAAAGTATCTTATTTACATAATATcacccttttttctttttacctgcAATggctttatacaaacaaaagaCGCATCAGAGAAGGCAGATAAGTGACCATCCGGTAGGTCTATCAGATAAGTGACTTGATGTCAATTGATCActgataggaaaaaaaaaatgacaatttgcCTGAAGAATCTTTGAGTCAATTAACAGGATTTAAGCAAGGATGAAATGAATAACACTGCATTGATGTATTCTGATATCATTATACCAGTAACCAGGGCTTTTACAAGCAGCAAAGGAAGCGCTTTCCCTCTCCCAGATGATAATATTAGGGCAAATGCTCAGCACAGGGAAAAACCTGTTCTCAGATTTTATCAGTTGTCGAGGCATGCCCTCAGACCCAACTTGAGTCCAGTAAAAAACACTCACTCCACCTGTTTGCAAAACTGGTTAACTAATAACTAATAGTACAAACAACAAATGTATCTAGATTACCTAGTTCCTCAAACAGAACATGTGTACCAATAGGCTCTGAAAACAGATTATGCAAAATAGGATAGCAAATAATTTATACTGATAACCTGATTAataaaatccaaaatatttttaaaaattattttattttacatgtaacatttttaaaaacacaatgAGTATT
This window contains:
- the LOC140923692 gene encoding general transcription factor 3C polypeptide 6-like isoform X1, whose product is MYEEEWEEEEHLIVIELKGVIDSDFLYKCKSESCRLLGIDTDEPVLQIGNYTFTGELKEPIGTHVLFEELESSDSQETKKLKYRYNTTKTLEMARVFLVKKDSAEKEEEEVAGSSKETLEEQEDPSMDIG
- the LOC140923691 gene encoding uncharacterized protein, encoding MSNSNPLRTDACMKRTVSMETVLRHHEIQERKLQGKREAYKRRNDTYVKAMYGSPQDKEEVRQDGRTALLQQMKEKELADKNAMAEKTKESDFAISYDRICIEQDKEDKINKEKYLQQFRNENKRLMELRAEQQKKDRCARHLEERNLLQQSPINWSHTLH
- the LOC140923692 gene encoding general transcription factor 3C polypeptide 6-like isoform X2 gives rise to the protein MYEEEWEEEEHLIVIELKGVIDSDFLYKCKSESCRLLGIDTDEPVLQIGNYTFTGELKESSDSQETKKLKYRYNTTKTLEMARVFLVKKDSAEKEEEEVAGSSKETLEEQEDPSMDIG